In Catalinimonas alkaloidigena, the sequence GATGCGGTCGATCCCAGCATCATTGTTGGGGTTTTCAACAAATCGAACGATCTGCTCGTTGGGCAGTTTGTGCTCCCGTACCGCAGTGTCAGCTATGTGCCTTATACTAAAGAAGAGTGTGCGGTGGGCGAACTCTCTACCCGCCTCTACGTCTTTTCGTCTATCGTCGAATTGCCCGAGGCGGTGTACGATGAACCACAGGGATATTACCTAATCTGGGAACGGTGCTGCCGCAACGATGATATTGTCAACATCATCGATCCGGGCGGATCGGGGCAAACGTTCTATCTGGAAATTCCGCCGGTGGTGAAAGATGGGCAACCGCTCATCAACTCTTCGCCTATTCTGTTTCCGCCGCTGAGCGATTATGCCTGCCTGGGCCACCCCTTTAACTTTGACTTTTCGGGTACCGATCCCGATGGTGATTCGCTGGTCTATTCCATAACCCCTCCGCTGAAAGGCAACAGCTTGCCTGTCCCGAACAGCATGATCGTGCCTCCATCGCTGCCCGGCCCCTACGCCACGGTCAACTGGGGCGGGGGCTACTCGGATCAGGTACAAATTCAGGGCACGCCGCCACTGGCCATCGATTCGCTCACCGGCCTGTTGCAGTTTACGCCCACTACGCTCGGCCTGCATGTGTTCGCGGTCAAATGCGAAGAGTATCGCAATGGCGTCAAGCTTGGCGAAGTACACCGGGAGTTTCAGCTGTTGGTCCGCCAATGCTTTCCCAACGCCGCGCCGCAGTCGATGGTGCTGTTGCCCGGCACCCAGGAAATCTACCAGGAAGGTGAGGTGATTACGATCAACCCGGGCGACGACCGCTGCCTTACGCTGGTGGGGATTGACCTGGATACGACTCAAAACCTCTCGGCCTGGGCGCGTTCGGTTAACTTTAATAGCCCCGTTACCCTGACGGTGACCGGTGGCGGCCCGGTGAACTACCCCGGCCAACCCGGCGACTCGGTCTACATGGAGATCTGTTTCGACAGTTGCATCGCCAGCTCGGACGTGCCACTTCTGATCGATTTGATCGTGCAAGACGACGGCTGCGCCCGCCCGCTACTCGACACGACCCGCATTACACTCAACATTCCCCCCTTACCTAACGAACCACCCGCCATACGCTCCGTGACGTGGGTACCGGGCGATACTGTTTCGATCGGCATCAGCGAACAAGTTCGCTATCAGGTCATCAGCGGCGATCCGGAACGCAAAATGGCTATACTGCGAGCCTACGGAGAAGAATTCCGTCTGAACGACGTGGGCATGAACTTCCGCGTCACGGCTGTGGGCGATTCGTTGGAAGGTACCTTGCAATGGCAACCGACCTGTTCGCCGGAGATTCTGGGTGTGCATCAGGTCAACTTCGTCTGTACCGATGGCGATTGCATCAATCCTAAATCGGATACGACCACCGTCTGGATTGAAGTGCTGCCTGAAGACAACGAACCCCCGCTTGTCCGCAAACTGCTGGAAGGCGACAGCATTGTGATGGAGGTCGGCGAAACCCTTTCGTTCAACGTAGAAGGCCAGGACACCGAAGGGCGGCGGGTCGTGTTGAATGCCGACGGGCTGGGCTTTCAATTGCAAAACGCCGGCATGCAGTTCAGCAGCAATCCGGGTACCACCGAAGCGACGGGCACGTTCCGCTGGACCAGTACCTGCGAGGCGATCACGGCCGGATGGATGCAGGTGCAATTCATCGCGCGCGATGAGCATTGCCTTTACCCGGGTGCCGATACCACCTCGGCGTGGTTGAAGGTAGAAAACGACGACCCCATTGCCATTATTTACTCCGACCTGGACACCACCGTTACGTCCATCCCCATGCTGGAAGTATTGGCCGGCAAAGACACTACTTTCAACCTTTTCTGCGAAGACATCGACACGTCGCTGATGGTGCTGGAGGCGCACGGCGTCGGGTTCGACCTCGCCGAGTTCGGCATGAGCTTTACCAGCCAACAGGGCACGCGCTTTCTGACATCGCCGTTCCAATGGAAAACCGATTGTAGTTACCTGCCGCAATCGCCCTTCCGGGTGGTCTTTACGCTCGGCGAACAGGGCTGCCCCGAGTACCGTCGCGATTCGGTCGTGGTCGATCTGGTCGTAATCGACTCGGCCGACCGCGATCTGATCAATCCTCCGAACGTGTTTACGCCCAACGGCGATGACAAAAACGAGGTGTTTGTGCTTACGGACCTTCCTCCCGACAATTGCAACGACCAGTTTTTAGCGGTGCGTATCTACAACCGCTGGGGCAAAGAAGTCTACCAGAACGATACCCGCGATTTCGCCTGGACCGGCGACGGCCTGCCCATCGGCATTTACTACTACGTTGTGGAGTACCGCCGCCGCAAAGTCAAGGGCTGGGTGCAAATCATGAGGTGATGTGAGGTATCGCTCCCAGTAAGGTTGTTTTCTACGTCA encodes:
- a CDS encoding gliding motility-associated C-terminal domain-containing protein, translating into MKKLLLLLFLLSPLPLFATHIVGGELTLSHLNDDRYRLQLNLYFDAVNGNSDAVDPSIIVGVFNKSNDLLVGQFVLPYRSVSYVPYTKEECAVGELSTRLYVFSSIVELPEAVYDEPQGYYLIWERCCRNDDIVNIIDPGGSGQTFYLEIPPVVKDGQPLINSSPILFPPLSDYACLGHPFNFDFSGTDPDGDSLVYSITPPLKGNSLPVPNSMIVPPSLPGPYATVNWGGGYSDQVQIQGTPPLAIDSLTGLLQFTPTTLGLHVFAVKCEEYRNGVKLGEVHREFQLLVRQCFPNAAPQSMVLLPGTQEIYQEGEVITINPGDDRCLTLVGIDLDTTQNLSAWARSVNFNSPVTLTVTGGGPVNYPGQPGDSVYMEICFDSCIASSDVPLLIDLIVQDDGCARPLLDTTRITLNIPPLPNEPPAIRSVTWVPGDTVSIGISEQVRYQVISGDPERKMAILRAYGEEFRLNDVGMNFRVTAVGDSLEGTLQWQPTCSPEILGVHQVNFVCTDGDCINPKSDTTTVWIEVLPEDNEPPLVRKLLEGDSIVMEVGETLSFNVEGQDTEGRRVVLNADGLGFQLQNAGMQFSSNPGTTEATGTFRWTSTCEAITAGWMQVQFIARDEHCLYPGADTTSAWLKVENDDPIAIIYSDLDTTVTSIPMLEVLAGKDTTFNLFCEDIDTSLMVLEAHGVGFDLAEFGMSFTSQQGTRFLTSPFQWKTDCSYLPQSPFRVVFTLGEQGCPEYRRDSVVVDLVVIDSADRDLINPPNVFTPNGDDKNEVFVLTDLPPDNCNDQFLAVRIYNRWGKEVYQNDTRDFAWTGDGLPIGIYYYVVEYRRRKVKGWVQIMR